A single region of the Sciurus carolinensis chromosome 14, mSciCar1.2, whole genome shotgun sequence genome encodes:
- the Tmem250 gene encoding transmembrane protein 250, whose amino-acid sequence MPVMPIPRRVRSFHGPHTTCLHAACGPVRASHLARTKYNNFDVYVKTRWLYGFIRFLLYFSCSLFTAALWGALAALFCLQYLGVRVLLRFQRKLSVLLLLLGRRRVDFRLMNELLIYGIHVTMLLVGGLGWCFMVFVDM is encoded by the coding sequence ATGCCGGTCATGCCCATCCCACGTCGGGTGCGCTCCTTCCACGGCCCGCACACCACCTGCCTGCACGCAGCCTGCGGGCCCGTGCGGGCCTCCCACCTGGCACGCACCAAGTACAACAACTTCGACGTGTACGTCAAGACGCGCTGGCTTTACGGCTTCATCCGCTTTCTGCTCTACTTCAGCTGCAGCCTCTTCACCGCGGCGCTATGGGGCGCGCTGGCCGCGCTCTTCTGCCTGCAGTACTTGGGTGTGCGTGTGCTGCTGCGCTTCCAGCGCAAGCTGtcggtgctgctgctgctgctgggccgCCGGCGCGTGGACTTCCGCCTCATGAACGAGCTGCTGATCTATGGCATCCACGTGACCATGCTGCTGGTTGGGGGCCTGGGCTGGTGCTTTATGGTCTTTGTGGACATGTGA